In Lactuca sativa cultivar Salinas chromosome 5, Lsat_Salinas_v11, whole genome shotgun sequence, the DNA window tcaatctatccaagcatcatatggtcagtccaaatgaaACTATCTAAGTCCTGATGAGTTAACACTGTCAAATCCTTTCATTCTCAAAAGTGTCTAGTCCTTTCATTTTGAATGTTTCGTGCCTATCATCACATTGCACACAGAGTTTGAACAATTCAGCTTCAGTGCATTACACGTATTTCAGATTGCCCTTTAGCACTagacttcatatcacttcccagtAACACTTACAACATAAgacatatttttggaatttttgattttataatttttttgtttttgatttctcCCCCTTAATTTGTGCAAGAGGGAGAAAGGAAATAAAATGAATGCATAAATTTAAACAAACAAATATTAGAAaccaaaacgaatcattttaagaaaaataagaagAATCGAGAAGAAAATCAAACCGTAATCCAGTAATTGAAGTTGCATCCAGATAATCTGAGAACAACACACAGAGACAGCAACGTTATTAGACTCAGCTGTGTTTCAATCCGGAACGAAGTTAACATATTCAGAAATCATCACTCCATTAGATATGATCCccattttttatcctttattttctTCCTTCCTGTAACGGACACATACCCTCAATTAAAGTTCTAAATGTTGTGCAGTTGAGATATGTTTCCTGTCATGTGCctagaacaaccactatcaacagaccgaagtctgaagatattcctccatagctgcTACGACACAGAGTGCAAAATTAGTTGActtttggaacccagtccattttgaaactggattTACCATTACCATCTACATAAAGAACTCCTTCCCCTGACATATCCTATTTATTAGATAAGAAACATGAAGAAGTTATAAGACTTTTGGACGATTCATAAATTTGACCTTTGGGAACCCATTGGTAATTAGGTTTAAGCCTTTTAATTTTTAACCTAATGAGTGCTTCACCATTTGATTTTGAATTGGAGCTACCTTTTGATTTAGATTTAAATCTCAAGTGTGAGCTAGAAGAAGATCCTTGAGATGAATGCGACCTTGCCGATTTCGGTTTGGCTTAACCATCTCTCAAATTAGACTTCTTGTCCCACAAGCCCTTTTGGTCCTTGGGACTAATATTTGTCCTTTTTAGCATTCTGATCACCATTGCGTGAACGTGACCTCGAAAGATTTCTTTTGGAAGATCTCCTCCATGGCACATTCTGCCAACCTTGTTCATAGTATGAAACATATGAATGATGTGGGCAATTTCTAGTAATGTGACCAGGAAtcccacagttaaaacaagtttttcttttcaaataaataagattgtgacttggtccttgtccaaaaaaaaattgtttcatgGGACTTCCACAAGTACAAGCACATGAACATTTATCAGACTGTTTAACAAATATTTGTGGCTTGGATTTTTCAACAATGGGAATATCAGCATCACAAGTTTGTAAATCATTTTTAGTAGAACTAAAATTATTTTGGTTCTGCTCATTCCCATCTTGCACTGTGACCTtatctgcacatgaagtagaagcattagtatcattattattatttactgTCTCAACTACCGTAGGTTTGCCATACTGTAGGTGTGCTTCCCTTGCCATTTCTTCCTTAGTTAAAGGAGTATAAGTATAGTTATCATTTAATGGAGGGGGAACACTtttataccctagaccctttttGTTTTCCATCTAAGTTGATTTTCAATCATTATCTCAACTTtcttacttgacacatcaaatttcttaaaattaaaatttgcattttcaaatttaattttcaatgtgtcaagctcgGCAATTAGAATGACaatcttttcttaattaaaatCATAGTGGTCACATGTTATGTTGTATTCTTCCTTAATTCTTTTTAAATCTTTTGTTTGGGTCTCTAATTTTACTTTTAATGGTTTTGGGCCTTTCTGAGAGTgtatccttcatatttaaggtacTAAATTTCCCTAATTAATAATTCATGTTGATCATGACAATGATTAATTTTATCATTACAGgcttgatgtgacaacccgataatttgagacaataaaatgtaacaccagtcaaatttaggtcaaaatataactttcctaaaatcttatttgggttaaacaaagtagtaggaatcgtatcaaggttttcgtacatataaagaaccctaaaatccgagttataacgaagaagttatgaccattctaagatttccgacaaaactggcaacaccgattaaacgaaaaacgcgaagtttcaatacaatagttcttagccttaagtatctaaatgaaagttatagataacatcaaaccgtgagcgtacataaaaagaacatccaaatctgacttcgtatgaggaagttattatttttccaagattcgggtatagcagtagacagctaaaaactcgaaatagagctcgagatacttttgaccaaaacaacctaaatgagaatcgcaGGTCTCAACACCAATTAGTTTCTAGTTTCAGGATCTTGTAGCACCTATGCGAGGAGTACTACATCCTTTGCAACCATCCTGAAGTATTACCAACAGATCATTAGAAATACCACACGCATAACGAGTCAATTCCAAACTCAGAAACTAGGTttgagttctactatgaacttcaggacggagactgcccaagactgcgagtgatcgtgcttccgtgagaataaactttgaaatacctatccttttccctaaATCATGAGTAGTCATATtttattttagatcttcacgacatctaatccACCCCAAGGTTTTGACACCATAATCAGTAGGATTTAgttaagtctacatcgagccgacatcaggtgctttgataaagcagttcgtcctaacctccctaaacaacgAAGCTCTATTTATTTACAGCAACGAACCAAGTACGGACCTTCTCATCATTTCGTGTATGCAAGCTCAAaagtgcttacgaaaggaatatcatgcattccttgcacacatcgccgAGATGTGCcaagaagtgaaggacattcagaacctCCACGAAGTACACGGCTTTCCCGAAACCTTTCCAGAAGGACTACCGAGACTACCACAACAACATCAAgtctgttgggctgaagttctgttttatgttgcgtcttttgggctcgtagattagccttgtattctccggtttgggcctgtccaaccgagagccttttatgtattgtatataagttatcgcttgcatgcatattaggttaagattcaagatttcagttttagcattccagagtcTTACGattttgctctcttgtaatcttccaatcctttacagttgatgttcttaatcgagctcttctaaggattatatttaatcattcgacacgtttgattcaagctgtttgttcttattgttgCGTTTTGCCTTGTTATTAattttgtgttcttgttgtttcatattgatatacttgttcaagatctaatcgatcttcttagattaaaagttgttttaatcccatcaaagtcgaattcagaatcgacttagttccaggtgctaccccagtagccaaatcaccttatcgtCTAGCTCCAaatgagatgcaagaacttcctAGTGAGCCTAAAAAACTCCTCAGAAGAGGATTctttaggccaagtttctcacttggAGGAGCACGAGACTTGTCTGTAAAaaagaaagagcattccaaacgctaaagtaagcCTGGTGCACCGCAACGATATTATCCCTCTCAaaggggatagaagatttcgtggtGAAAGgagatgcatccaaccaagggcttggttgcgtgcttatacaagaggaaaggccactgcctatacctcaagacaaccTAAGACGCAAGAaattaactatacaacacatgatcttgagtcaggagcaaTGGTAATTTCTCTGAAGATCTgtagacactacttgtagggtacaaggtgtaataCTCTCGCAGACCACAAAAACACTCAACACACATTCGACAAAGAAGAGTTATCATACCAGTGAAGTCAAaagaaagaagcaaagtcgtatcccgatagtgaaaggttcgctggaatgccaagtgaggacctgagttcacctagGAACGTGAGCATCAAATGAACTCCTATCTGTAGCCAAGTTATCAATTCTGCATAAACTCtcatttcgggacgaaattccctctaacagggggatgatgtgacaacccgataatttgagacaataaaatgtaacaccagtcaaatttaggtcaaaatataactttcctaaaatcttatttgggttaaataaagtagtaggaatcgtatcaaggttttcgtacatataaagaaccctaaaatccgagttataacgaagaagttatgaccattctaagatttccgacaaaaatggcaacaccgattaaatgaaaaacgcgaagtttcaatacaatagttcttagccttaagtatctaaatgaaagttatagatcacatcaaaccgtgagcgtacataaaaagaacgtccaaatctgacttcgtatgaggaagttattatttttccaagattcgggtatagcagtagacagctaaaaactcgaaatagagctcgagatacttttgaccaaaacaacctaaataagaatcgaaggtctcaacattagtagcacaacagcgaaaagtctgacgaaaacggacatcggatgaagaagttatggatttttaacggacttttcgtgtcctggcccgttaaaaataaataattaaaaataaagtcaaaatttgccgatgaagtctaaacgagagttgtagataacattttcagctacgcgtgcatataaataacgtcgaaaacggagctcgtatgcgaaagttacggattttacaatttcggggtccaaaattcgaggctgtcaggcccccacgacgtggcacaccagaaatgcccctataaatagaactcttggggtgtcgggtttaggtgcttcattcttccatctctcgtgctgaaactctgcggttaagctcccaaagccctcccgaagccccggttttcaccttcaagtcccgaaggaaggttttgtgttcccgagattcccgagaatcccgagattttccccCATTTTTAACTCTTcatgtcgaagttctgctcgattcttctctcgactacttcaaatcaaccacttcaatcaagtgagttcgtaccccctttcatacactttcaaatactttataatgtacttttaatacatttcgggggagaatacaagtaaacacacggttattatcgtgtgttacataaagtttcactttgctcgtttttatcaaatgaatcatatgtgattcataactactatatgaaaactcttgttataccttgcatgcactagatttatacaaagtacatAGTATCTGAAGTAACCATCattgttaaaccattttatgcattcaaagaacttatgatttatgctttgtcaaacattgtgaaaaagaataaactttgcatacaaaactactactttaatacagacttagttgagaatccatgagacgtttacatcttcaaatactacctttttgctaaaaggtaccacttcaagtcctgtctataaccagagtctccagtagggagaacgtgtcaaatgtgtatagatctatacgggaagtcatgatcccgcgccctgactgttagctacagtccgtcctttggggtgacagtttgtcataacgctacgacgcctgaagaacgttgctacaggaatattatgtttagtatggttataaaactcatcggatatacaattattatagtacttctgatttatgaacgagtagctattaaaactattcttcatctaacaactgCGATCTTCTTATAGTTTTACTATATCAAACTATGCCCCAATCTTTTAAAGCATGTTAGTTGCTTTCGGTTTTTGGTCTTGGACATTAGACTGCTTGTTACTtttggaaaataagggattttcctgtatataaaacaatcaactaataggaaaataagggattttcttgatttaactatCTACATTTTACAAcacaaatattctcatgcatttcatacttttataagaaaataagggattttcttggaaaacgcacGAACTTTGGAAGGGCATACAAGttctcaaaaccgcttatgaactcaccaacttaattgttgacactttttctttgaaataacttgtattctcagggaaccgctaagcaggtttggaaatcaacttttggggaatAACGCgttgacgttaattacttcttttgaaagatgtctatgtatttatcttttgaacatgtaaacaATACAATTATGTAgacattttgaaaacctttatatatatggtggtgtgtactttcctttctatgaactgttatgatactgaatatgacgtcctccgcccccgaacgtttccgcctttctggtttgggggtgtgacacttgagTGCAGAAAGTTTCACTTACCTCTTTAGTATTGTTGTCAGAACTTATTATTTACCAACTAAAATAGATTTGATTGTGTAGCCAAGAACAATGCCCTTTGACTTGAAACCTCGAAAGCCAAACTTTTTGTCCAAAGAATAACCTTGACCGAGAACAAAAGTTTCTAGACCGAGAATGAAGCTTCAAGACCAAAAATGAGGGTATTTGACCGAATACGTGACTTTTTGACCGAATACGAATCTTTAGGACTGAAAACAAGGTTATTTAATCGAAAACGTGGCTTTTGTATCGAAAACTAAGTTTTAGACCAAGAATCTGAGGCCTCTTGACCGAAATCTTGAAAATCCGAGAATACCACCGAGAATGTTAGACCGAATAATCTTAACCGAGATCTTGAAAACCGATAAGTGGAGCTGACCTTGATCTCGCACCGAACATGCGGACCGAAAAGTAAACCGAAAATTGAAGGCGCACCGAGAACCTGCGAGGCTACAGACCGAGAACGAGGTGCAACCAAGAACCTGACCAAGAACACGCGCCCTAACCGAAATCGTTGTTGTCCGCCGAGACTCCTAGGGTTTGACCGAAGACCGAGGTCTGCCACCGAGATCTCgcaaatgttttaccaaaaacACCCAAAACTTGCCAAAAACAAGAAATTTCAATTATTTGTTCCCAAATTCAATCAAACTCCTTAAAATAGTGAAGAACACGATGAACAATGACAAAAACTTTgtcaaaaataaatcaaaaacacAAAGAAGCTCCAAGAAAAACCGTTAATATTTTGCAATAACCCGATTGATACCAAtccttagctctgataccaattgtaaaaccCCAAATCGTGACGTATCAATCGGATTCACGAAaattggtgtggaatcccaatctaGTGATTAATGCAAAACGTGTTATGGAACAAAGAACAcaagatgaatcttcaatgaacaCTATATTGACGATAGTCTGGTACATAAGATTCTGATTACAATTCGTTCTCTCTGTAAATCACGTCCTTAGCTTATGGAGTCACACAAAAACGTCTCTCACTCGCTTCTTTACAAGGCTGAAATAACATTATATATACCTAAACCAAATAACAAGGCCCAGCCTTAAACCCAACAAAAACAACATTAAGCCCAACCAAAATCACATGAGATTTCGGTCCAAACACCACCAAAATTATGGTGTTTTTGGTCCTAGACCGAGAACTCTAATATCTatgaaaaacaaagtataaaccacgATTTATGACCTAACACTCGATTTTGTGCTTGAAACATGCATTCTAGTACTTGTCACGCCTGTTGAGAGGAGGAGGAGCGGACAACAGTGGCAAGAGTCCGATCAGAAGGTGTAGATTTCAACCAAAGGATGACAAAATGATCTCTTTTTCCAGGTAGTGAATTTTGGGTTGGGAATAGGGGCAACATCCTGAATTAGGTCACCAACGTCAGCATCTTCAACAACAGGAGGTGGAATTGTTACAGGTGGAGGAGCCGGATTGAGGATGAATGAATCCAAATCGAAGCATTCAAGAGCCGAAATGATGTTTGTGCGCCACAAGGGGTAATTGTCTCTGTCCAATTTGATGCTAGATAGGGGAATTTGAAAGTTTAAACTCGTAGATGCAAGATAGGTAGCGGCAAGGAGCTGTTGGTTGGTAGCAGTCATGGTGAAGATcgcaattgaaaaaaaaaaaaggaattagGTATCTTACCGCTCTGATACCATAAATAGAGTAACAAACTTGAATTGTAATCGTATATTATAATCTAAACATATACATGAATTTATACATAGGAGATAAAACTAAGGTTCCGTTTGATAGTTTTTGTGTGGTAGGGTGCAAACGAGtcaagctactcgcgagctactcgggatcggatcgttaaaagctcgactcgaaatcgattttaaacgagcccgagccgagcttgagCTTAATaataagctcgtttattaaacgagctcgagctcgagcctatctcattaagctcgattaggctcgcgagcctaaacgagcctttacataatctaatttattattatttatatatatcaaaataaaaacatattacaGGAATTAcggatttagggtattagtaaacgagcttcttaatgagttcgagccgagcttaagcttatttaggcacgtcagataacaaacgagtcgagcccgagctTGAGCCAAGCTTAGATAtttctttacgagctcgagccgagctcagtacaagAGAGCtcaaatcgagccgagctcgagctcgagcctcatataacttaaacgagcccgagccgagcctggccaggctcgagctcggctcggctcATTTGCACCCCTACTGTAAAGTGTTGTCTGAGAAAGTTTTCTGACTGAGAAAGAAACAAtgatgtttgattgtacatctgattgactgtgctaaatgatgaaaataattaataattcaataaaaaatatattttaaaaaagttatttaaaaaaattaataatacaataaagaaagaaaaatgcggggtttggtgtataattgtctttccagctCATTCAACcagaaatatatgattttggggctttcTGGGAAAGATATATCTTACCGAGAAAGACCCatttttgtgcaaatcaaacagtctttccgaTCCATTCAGCCAAAAAGATTTGTTTGAATCTGAAAAGATGCGTATCAAACGGGGCCTAAGACCTAACTTAACTCCTGATAATCATGAAGAGTTGGACATGTATGTAAGTAACCTAAGGACTAGATAAAGCTTTACTTTCACTTTATAGCCGTTTCACTTTGTAGCCGTTATTATATCCGCATCATTTTTGTCATTATTAACGAGTCAAAGTGATGCCAAATTTCACATAACAAAGCTTTTCGTGTGTTCTTGTTATAAGTGACATTGAAAAATGGGCATACGAGATCTGAATGTGGGCCTTCCTAATTTAATCAACAGTCATTTTACTTTGAACATGAACCCATGCCATTATGGAAACCACGAATAAGGATCAAACTTGCAAAAATTTTATCTTTTGGACCTGATCCAAAAAAAGCATCTAAacacaaggaccaaaaatgtaatttattcTTCTAATTATGGTGCTAATTAGAATTACTTATAACCAAACATCATTCAGATATAGCCAAGAGTCAACATAGAATCACAGATAACCTAAACATTAAACAAATGCTAAAATCTAAAACATTGTGCATGCTGCTAAAAAACATTACATaccaaaaatttatatttttacgatactacaaataaaaaaaatatatatatatatttactggAAATACAGAAatgaatatttttataataatacgAACAGACGAGACGAGacctattttttatttaaattgatTCCTTCCGTTGGATTTAGATCACTTTTGCAGTCCTCTCTCAAAACTCTGAGTTTCAATAAACTCGATTCCTGAAATTCAAAAAACAGTTCAAATCTCACAAATCAAAATTGGTAAACGTTTTGTAACAAACTGAAACATATAAGAAAAACACACATTTCATCTTCTTTATTTAGTTTTATGTTTTGTGCTTCTATTGAAATATATAAATTTcgttttcatttgtttttatttttggtttaaaaGTTAAAACTGTTTGATTGTTACTTTTGTCAAAAAGAAACACATGTATATATGTTCTAGTTATCTTTTAGTTATTTGCCCTTCATTACATTAATTTATTTAAAGAAAAGATTTATCCCTATAAAGATTGAAAACTTAATGAGTGTTCAAACAGTGAAACTTACAAGTTGGTTGCTCTCAAGGGCAAAAATGTCTTCCATATGAAGAAAAAAAGACCTCCACTTATCTGTAAGATCAGACTCCAATTTTGAGAATTTACTTTGTTGCCCATATTTTCCAATTTCATTATTTCTACTATTTCTCTTAACCAAAATGCTAGCTTCTTTCTGGCTCTTTTTTATTGCTACACACACAATgagcatatgaaatatgaatgCACATGAAAGAAAACAGCAAAATAGCAGATTTAAAAGTGAATATTTCAATATTTCATACAAACTCACCAGCTATTCTGCCTTTGATATCCTGATAGTGGAGATCTGACCACATGTAAGCAACTgatgaacaaaataaaaaaaccaaTTAACAACTTTTGATCCAATAAATGAAGATGAATCTTTACAAATTACCTTTCATGCAAAAAGAACATGAACAAGCTTTGATGGAGTCCATACCACCCTTTTGTTCCATGGATCTTTCTAAACAAGATGACCTAGATTCCTGGGAATCCAGTACTCTTGAAAAGTCTAGATAGTCTCCTTTGTTGAAATCAGAATTGTCAGGAGTAAGATCATCGCCATTGTTGGTGCTGATGCTAGCTTCAACTCGTTCCTTTAAATTATTTTCATCGGAGTCGATTCTTTCATCGTTTTCTGTTTCTAGTCTATCAAGTGGCCTTGTGGGTAATGATATGGGCGATGATCGGGTAGATAATCTCGCATCGTTACTAGATCTAGGAGTAGTATGAGAGTCGGCATTATGTCGAACACCTGGTGGACATGGTTCCTTGGTTTCACATGGTACCTTGGCTTTATGATCTATGGCATTCCCGTTTAACGAATCAATGTGGCTACATAAATGAGGCTTCAATACAGAATCCACAATCTGTTTGTCGAAGTTTTCTTTTTTATAGTTCTCTGTTGCAAGacgttctttctttccaaatcgtAAAGCTTCATCCTTGTTGTGATCACCCTCAGTGTTAACGCCTGATTTGGAAATCAACGAATACCCTCTTTTCCCAACAAAATTTGTAACATCTACCAAGGCGGACCGGGTCTTGGAAAACCCATTTGCCCAGATTTCCTCGTTCATAGCAAAATTATGCAGATACCAGTTAATCGAACTGCTATATTAGACAAACAAAATTCTGCGTATTTTACAGTTTAAAGGCACATCGACAAGCGAAAGGGACAAGGGGTTCCGAGGAATATCGGATAAATACTAAATTATCAAGATTCTCCAGGCGGGGAGGGTTTTCGATATGGAATAGGTTTGAGACCATtacttttgaagaaaaaaaaattggggAAAAGCGTCTGATATTTATTATGGTAAAATGTAATTTTAACTAGGCCTAGCAATCGCGTCCTCTTCGGCTTGGCGGGTTGGCGGGTTAAAATATGTCAACCCAAaaacgacccatttaaatatacaggtcacgggtggGCGGTTTTAAaacgtaaactcatatatgacccaccaacccatttatttatacgggtttaCAGGTTGACGGGTTCGTGGGTTAGATTCGGTTTGGTGGGTccgaattttagacatttaagtcttaaatatccaaatgaaaattaaaaacattcatagaaacatgttacagacttagccttataggtcacgacttacgaccttagaccatccaccacgagtcaaaatgtcaaaacaatcaaatggtctatgaatcaatggtatatattatataatacttattaaatattaatacttgatacataaatacatttaaaaataaaataattttttttattaagaatataaacgggttggcgggtcaacccgtttattttttgagaaacccatattgtaacgaccaaaatttcaaaacaattaaaacttttcaaaaaccacccattttaataacgttgttacaaaaaggttttcaatacattatttaacagagtattttttcccaggttcaaatcataaaacaccaacgcggggaacggtacgatcacgcctttgccttgtcacagactcctgagaacctgaaaacataaaaccacaactgtaagcccgaaagcttagtgagatacccccaaaataccaaccacatatatgcccttccaggccacgaccttccggtccaaaacatatcgtcttccggcccataacatattgccttccggcccataacacatcgccttccgacccataacctattgccttccggcccataacatatcgccttccggcccataacataaaatgcccacataacataacagatcatagaacagccatacaTATCGAGTCAAACCCCAGACCAAGCaactgtgcacataacatataatcatacaacagatcacagtcagcaaatcgatcaacagatcacataacatatcattaccctaaccaagataccggcctaactggacactagcataacatcgccctacgaatcagtcaacatactaattacacacatacgcctttccaggccatgaccttccggtccacatcgcaatgccttccggcccacaacatgtaatgccttccggcccacaacatataatgccttccggcccatattccgcaatattataacaacagacactacccgaatttccatccgataaaggggtcGGCCTTGGTTCCGTAGACCCTatagatatagtgaggataactcacctcaaatcTGCCGACTGAACGGacaacccaagctgctccgatcactgatacgatctccacctctggacagccaccaatgcactgaactcaaacaataaacaacaattaccaaaatacccctggaaacaactagtcaacccttggtcaaagacaaggtcaaagtcaacccctgactgaccctactcgtcgagtcaacccgatgactcgccgagttcccatactcagaacttcactcagaccgcgacctaactcgccgagtcaccccgagactcaccgagtcccacaacttctgagtcctctcgcatacaactcaccgagtcatcccttgactcactgattctcgactcaaccagagaatatcggaactcttcaacaagactcgtcgagtccaggaacagactcgccgagtctatggctatcttcaacctactcgccgagttgttcatacaactcgccgagtttcaggccatcttcatccaactcgccgagttgttcttccaactcgccgagtcccg includes these proteins:
- the LOC111915169 gene encoding uncharacterized protein LOC111915169 isoform X2 is translated as MNEEIWANGFSKTRSALVDVTNFVGKRGYSLISKSGVNTEGDHNKDEALRFGKKERLATENYKKENFDKQIVDSVLKPHLCSHIDSLNGNAIDHKAKVPCETKEPCPPGVRHNADSHTTPRSSNDARLSTRSSPISLPTRPLDRLETENDERIDSDENNLKERVEASISTNNGDDLTPDNSDFNKGDYLDFSRVLDSQESRSSCLERSMEQKGGMDSIKACSCSFCMKVAYMWSDLHYQDIKGRIADKWRSFFLHMEDIFALESNQLESSLLKLRVLREDCKSDLNPTEGINLNKK
- the LOC111915169 gene encoding uncharacterized protein LOC111915169 isoform X1; its protein translation is MNEEIWANGFSKTRSALVDVTNFVGKRGYSLISKSGVNTEGDHNKDEALRFGKKERLATENYKKENFDKQIVDSVLKPHLCSHIDSLNGNAIDHKAKVPCETKEPCPPGVRHNADSHTTPRSSNDARLSTRSSPISLPTRPLDRLETENDERIDSDENNLKERVEASISTNNGDDLTPDNSDFNKGDYLDFSRVLDSQESRSSCLERSMEQKGGMDSIKACSCSFCMKVAYMWSDLHYQDIKGRIAAIKKSQKEASILVKRNSRNNEIGKYGQQSKFSKLESDLTDKWRSFFLHMEDIFALESNQLESSLLKLRVLREDCKSDLNPTEGINLNKK
- the LOC111915169 gene encoding uncharacterized protein LOC111915169 isoform X3, which encodes MNEEIWANGFSKTRSALVDVTNFVGKRGYSLISKSGVNTEGDHNKDEALRFGKKERLATENYKKENFDKQIVDSVLKPHLCSHIDSLNGNAIDHKAKVPCETKEPCPPGVRHNADSHTTPRSSNDARLSTRSSPISLPTRPLDRLETENDERIDSDENNLKERVEASISTNNGDDLTPDNSDFNKGDYLDFSRVLDSQESRSSCLERSMEQKGGMDSIKACSCSFCMKVAYMWSDLHYQDIKGRIAGIEFIETQSFERGLQK